Genomic DNA from uncultured Desulfuromusa sp.:
TGGAGGACAGTTATGAACAGAGTTTCGTTGTTGTTAAAAATGGTATTTGTTGGATTCTTTATTTTTATTGTGGCTGGCTGTTCGGTGACAACCCGTGAAGTCGGGTCGGATGAAAAGGTTATTTATGATGAGGGATATCACTTTTCGGACAAAAAGGCGATTGTCGATGACATGGTGGCATCACTGTTGTCCAAATATCCTTTATTGCGAGCAACGGATCGTCCGGTTTTAATTGTTTACGGCATAGCGAATCGGACGACAGAGCACATCAGTACCAGTGCTATGACGGATGATATCCGGCAGGCGTTGTTGAATTCAGGCCGTGTCCGTTTTGTGAATAAAGCTCAACGCTCCAATATTGAACGGGAAACCAGCTATCAGTATGGTGGTAGCGTTGCTGCTGAAACCCGAATCCAGAAAGCGCGTCAGGTTGGTGCAAAATACATGTTGACGGGGACATTGCGTTCCATCGAAAAAAAACAACCGCGGCAGTTCCGGCTGAAAAAGAAAACTCTCATGTACTATAGTTTGAATATGGAATTGACGGATATTCAGACCGGACTGATTGAGTGGGCTGACAGTACCGAAGTGATTCGCGAGGCATCGAAGCCTTTTATCGGCTGGTAATCAGACCGGCACCCCGTCATGTTATCTTCCCGACTGGCCGGGTTCGGTTTTTTCCCCCGACCCGGCTGCCGTTATCTTCTCCTGATTCTTCTCTTGTTCTTCCTGAGTGGTTGTGCAAACAGGCTGAACCAGGCCAGTCGTTCCTATTATGCCGGTCATGAACAGCAGGCTCTGGATCTTCTGGAGAAGGGGGATCGCTCTGGTGATCGCAATCAGCTTCTTTTCTTGCTGGAAAGGGGGACGGTATTGCACCAGATGGGAAAATACCGTCAAAGCATCACCCAACTCCTCGAAGCTGCGCAGTTGATTGATCAGTTTGAATTTGTCCGAATCAGTGAACAAGCTGGGTCTCTGGTTACGAACGAGTGGTTGACGCGTTATAAAGGGGAATACAGCGAACGCCTCTGGGTCCATAGTTATCTGATGATGAACTACCTCTTACTGGGTGCATATGATGATGCTCTGGTTGAAGCAAAACAGGCTTTAATGCGTTTGCAGGAATATCCTGAGGCTCTGAATAGCGATTATTTTACCCGCGCTTTGATTGCTTTATGTTTTGCCACCCTGGGTGAGGATAATGATGCCTATCTGGTTTATCGGAAATTGGCTGATGACTTGCCCAATCCCGCACCTGTAGCGGCGGATATTGTGAGCCACGCGGGACGTTTGGGGATGGTTGATGAAGTAGAGAAATACCGATCATTTATCCCCGGGACCGTTTCTCCGGAGGAGTCAGAGCTGGTTTTATTTGTTGCCAATGGCCGGATTCCTTTGAAACAAGCCGGAAACGTAGTCCTGCCGCCATCAATCCGGTTTGCCTTCCCTTACTATTCTGCTGTAAAGACTCCTCCGCTCGGGATCAATAATGTCTGGCCTCATCAGTGGCGCTATTTGCCGTTGATCTCAACGGATCTGGGAGGTGTTGCCCGGAAAGCATTAGATGCCCGAAAAACCCGTATCATTGCTAAGGAAAGCCTCCGGGTTGCGACCAAGGAAGCCATTGCTCAGTCAGTTGGGAATAAAAATGATGTTGCAGCTGAAGCTCTTGTCCGGGTTGCTTTGTTTCTGCTCGAAGAACCTGATACCCGCTCTTGGCAAACGTTACCGGGACGTTTAACCCTCGTGCGGATTCCGTTGCCTGCTGGTCATCATAAACTGCAATTAGAATTTGAATCGGCGGGTTTTAATCGTTGGCATGTCGTCGATTTACCGGATATTCAACTGCGTCAGGGGCAGCGCGTATTTTATTCTCTCCGCTTGTCAGATACCGATCAGTTTAAATAAATTTCTTTAAGGCCCACACATTATTTGTTATTCTCTTTTCGCTCTACGGGATTGTTCCCACCTTGCAAGTTGTTTCAGGTATAGCTCTTAGTTGATGATTGCGGTTTGAAATGTAAGGAAGAGGGAGTCTTTATCTATGAAGCATATCAGCTTGAAAAGACGTCTGCTGTTTGGTTCTCTTCTTATCTGTACCGTCATCACATTCTCTATTTCTATCTACCAGATCAGTCGTTTGCAGCAGCGAGAACAGAATCTTCTCGAACAGCAGATTTCAAGTTTTGAAAAAAGTGCCATGGCGAGTATCCGCGAAGCTCTTTGGAATTATGACTGGTCCATGGTTGAAACGATTGCCGGCAGTCAAGTCAATCAGCTTCTGACCTATATTGAAATCTGCGATTTTGACAGGGTGGATTGCAAACAAGCCGGCATCAGATCGCAGGGGCCTTATCAGGAATATTTTCGGGTGATCGAATATCGAACATCCTCTCTGGGTGAAGACATCAAGGTCGGGACTGCCTACCTCCAGTTAAATCATCAGCCTTTCAAACTATTGTTCAGTCAGTATATTTTTCCGGAATTCTTAGCGAATGGGCTGGGTGTTTTTGGTGTCGCCATCAGTATTTTCCTGTTATTTCATTTAGGAGCTATCAGACGACTTGTAACTGTTGCCAACTATACCCAGAATATTGATTTGACGGACATGGAGAAAATCCAACCCCTGGTTTTTGGAAAAAAACTTTCATCCAAGGATGAAGTTGATCTTCTCGCCGAGTCAATAAATGGTCTTATCCTCAGGGTGAAGGATGAATTCACCTGCCGGAAAAAACTCGAACAACAGCTCAATCAGGCGCAAAAAATGGAAGCTCTTGGGGCTCTGGCAGGAGGAATTGCCCACGATTTCAACAACATTCTTGCTGCTATCCTTGGCTATGTTCAACTTTGTTACAATGATGAAGAAAAGGGTTCTCAGACCCATAGACGGCTTGAGCAGGTGATGGTTGCCGGTGAGCGGGCCAAGAATCTTATTTCACAAATTTTAATTTTCAGTCGTAAGGCTGAAACCTATACCCAAAAAATTTGTCTCGCAGACATTGTGGATGAAGCGCTTGATCTGGTTCAGGCTTCGCTGCCGGCCAACGTAACAATAGAAACTGATCTGGACGAAAATCTCTGGATGGTTGGAGACAGTGATCAAATTCATCAGACACTGTTGAATCTTGTTACAAACTCCATATATGAATTGACTGGAAAAGGTGGAATGATAAAAATTTCACTGCGATCTTGCCGGTTAAAGTCGCGACAAGCTGAAATTTTAGGTCTTGACGAGGGAAACTACCTTTGCCTGGTTTTCTGTGACAGTGGTTCTGGTGTTCCGGTAGAAATACGGGATCGAATTTTTGATCCGTTTTTTACTACGAAAGAAACCGGCAAGGGGACAGGAATGGGGTTGGCTGTTGTCCATGGAATTGTGCAAGGCCATGGCGGTAGAATTATCCTGGACCCGGAGGTTGGAGAAGGAAATTGTTTTACCCTCTATTTTCCACAAAAAGAGGGAGGGGAAAAAATAACTCATTCAACTGCAAATGACACAACAGCTCTGTTGGGCGGGAACGAGCATATTTTGCTGGTTGATGATGAATCTATCGTTCTGAGAATGGGGCAGGATATGTTGCAGTCACTCGGATATCAGGTCAGTGTCGCAGCGGACCCGGTTGACGCGTTGCAGCTACTGCTTGAAACCGACAGTATAGACCTACTGGTGACGGATTATAATATGCCCGGGATGACAGGTGTCGATCTGGCAAGGGCATTGAAACAGGAAAAAATAAATATACCTGTTATTCTTTACAGCGGTAACTCAGATTTTCTGGATGATTCGGTCCTTCAGGACGGGGTTGTTGACAGGTTGCTGCAAAAACCGTTCAGAATTGAAGATCTTTCTCTGTTGGTGCGTGAGGTTATGGAGGGGTAGTGGGAGTATCGTGTCGTGCTGATGCGATTGACAGTAAACTTCCTTTGCTCTGGAACATTGATGAAGAAAATTATCTACTTATTGATCATCTTTACTTTCTTTTCTGGTTGGAGCTTTGCGCAACCGTCTCTTCTGGTCATGACTGAAGACCTTCCCCCTTTCAATTTCAGCGATCATGGTGAGGTTGTTGGCATTTCAACTGAAATTGTCAGGCACATTTTTAAACAAGCGGGTGTTTCTATGGATCCGGAAGATATTCAATTATATCCGTGGACGCGTGCTTATCATAAGATTCAAAATTCTCCCGGAACGGCTTTATTCAGTATGGCAAGGACGGAAAAACGGGAAAATCTGTTTTGCTGGGTTGGTCCATTGCTGGATGTCACTATCGGGATTATTGCCAAAAAAAACGATCATATCACAATTAATTCTATTGCTGATCTGGAAAGATATCGAATCGGTTCGGTGCGTGATGGCGCACCGGAGCAATTGTTGATCAAACGCGGCGTTCCCCAGAAAAGCCTTGAGAGACTTGCTTTTCCGGAACCGAATATCAAAAAGTTGCAGGCTGGGCGTATTGATTTATTTGTTTTTAATGTCCAGACAACACGATATCTGATGCTTCGACTCGGGATAAATCCGGATGAGTATGAGACTGTTTTTGTGCTGAAGAATCTCGAGCTCTATCTGGCTTTACATCGTCAAACGGATCATCAGCTGGTGCAGAGTCTGCAGAAGAGTCTGGACAAAATGAAAATTCCTGATGCTGATGGCCTGTCTTTGTTTGATCGCATCGTTGGAAAATATCTGTTTGTACCGGATAAAAATGGGGATCGTATTTGAATCGCGTGGGTTTGTTTCTCCTGATTTGATCATGGGGCGGAATTGGTTTCTCCCCATGATCAAATACAGGTGGGCAATAAATCTCTACTGTCGGGTCAGAGAACGGTATCTGATTCTGTGAGGTTGATCTGCCGCTTTACCGAGTCGGCGTTTACGATCTTCCTCATATTCCGAATAGTTGCCATTAAACCAGACGACCTGAGAATCACCCTCAAAAGCCAGGATATGGGTGGCAATCCGATCCAGGAACCAGCGATCATGACTGATAACAACTGCACAGCCACCGAAGTTCTCCAGCCCTTCTTCCAATGCCCTTAAGGTGTTGACATCCAAGTCATTGGTTGGCTCATCAAGAAGCAATACATTCGCTTCTTCGCGCAGCATTTTTGCCAGGTGGACCCGGTTGCGTTCACCTCCTGACAACACCTTGATTTTCTTCTGTTGGTCGGATCCGGAAAAATTAAAACGTGCGACGTAGGCACGGGAGTTCACAGATTGACCACCAATTTGTATCGTTTCCTGAGCATTGGTGACTTCCTCCCATATGGTCTTATCAGCATCCAATGCACGCCCCTGATCAACATATCCCAGTTGAACGGTTTCGCCGACTTTGAAATCACCACGGTCCGGTTTTTCTTGATGGGTGATCATATTAAACAGAGTTGATTTTCCTGCACCGTTGGGGCCGATGACACCGACAATCCCCCCGGCAGGCAGACTGAAGCTGAGATTGTCGATCAGTAACCGCTCCCCAAAACCTTTGCTGACCCCTTGGGCCTCAACAACAATCCCACCAAGACGAGGACCGGGGGGGATATAAAGTTCAAGGGTTTTTTCTTTTTCCAGTCCGGCATTGCTAAGGAGTTGCTCGTAAGATTTGATCCGTGCTTGGGCTTTTGTGTGGCGTCCTTTCGGTGACATTCTGATCCACTCAAGTTCGTGTTGTAATGTCTGTTGCCGTTTGCTTTCAGTTTTTTCTTCCTTACGCAACCGTTCCTGTTTTTGCTCCAGCCAGCTGGAATAGTTTCCTTTCCATGGGATGCCTTGACCACGGTCCAGCTCCAGGATCCATCCGGCAACATTATCGAGAAAGTAGCGATCATGGGTCACTGCGATGACTGTTCCCGGATAGCGTTGCAGATGTTGTTCGAGCCAGGCGACCGTTTCAGCATCCAGATGATTCGTTGGTTCGTCAAGCAGGAGGATGTCAGGTTTTTGTAATAATAGACGGCACAGGGCTACGCGACGTTTTTCACCGCCGGAGAGTGTCTGGATCAGGGTTTCCGGTGGCGGGCAGCGTAGCGCCTCTTCGGCAAGTTCCAGTCGGGAGTCCAGTTCCCAGGCATCAGCAGCATCCAGTTTGTCCTGGACTTCAGCCTGCCGTGTGAGAAGCTTGTCCATGTCGCAGTCAGGATCAGCAAAAGAGTTATTGATCTCTTCAAATTCTGCAAGCAGGTCAACGATTTCCTGCACCCCCTCTTTGACGGTTTCGCGTACGGTTTTCTTGTCATCCAACTGTGGTTCCTGCTCAAGATAGCCAACGCTATATCCTTCAGATAATACCGCTTCACCATTAAATTCCTTGTCAACTCCTGCCATGATTCGCAGCAATGTTGACTTTCCTGAGCCATTTAGTCCGAGAACCCCAATTTTTGCACCATAGAAATAAGAGAGGGAAATATCTTTGATGATTGGCTGCTTGTTGTAGCTTTTACTGACGCGCATCATTGAATAGATGATTTTTTTTGTGTCTTCACTCATAAATGGTTATTCCTTTTAATTTTTTATCTGTATCTGTCACGGGCTATTGGATGTCATTGTTCAAAACTGGGGAATTTGCGACTGTATAGCATTCGCTCATGATGATGTATAGTTGCTGGGTTCGTTTTTTTTATCCAGCTCACTGAGAACCTGAAGAAAGCTATAGGTTAATTGCGGGTGGAGTTTATTTCCGGCAAGATCAAGCATGATTGAGATGATCTGATCTATTTCCAGAGAGTCTTCATAGGCTCGATGTGTTCTCATCGCGTCGTAAGTATCTGAAATTGCAGTCATGTGGGAACATATGTGTTGCTGCCAGGGAGTTGTTGTTTTTGGATAGCCGGTATTGTCATAACGCATGTGATGCTCAAAAGCCGTGACAACAGCCAAACGGGGGACTCCCGGTGTGTTAAGCAGGTACTCTGCGCCCAGGCGTGGGTGCTGTTGCATAATCTCCCATTCTTCTGCATTCAGCTTCCCTGTTTTACTAAGGATTTCCGGGGAAATGAACATCTTGCCGACATCGTGCAACATGGCCGCAATACCGATATCATTCAGAAGCTGTCCTTCAATTCCAAGAACTTTTGCCTGTGCCAGGTTCAGCATACAAATGTTGGTTGAGTGGGTATAAGTGTATTCATCCATTGACCGCAATGGTGCAATCGCCATAAAAGCGTCACTTTGAGTGTTGAACGCATGAACAAAGCCATTGACGATTTCATTGATACCCGCAATTTCCAACTTTTTTTTCGTTCGTACTGTCTGATAAAGATCCATAAAACGGTCGGCTTCATAGTTTGCAATTTCTTCTAACTGAAATTCCGTTGTCCGGTTGAAATCATGGTTTTTATAGCGAATTTCAACCTGGCCAAAATGGATATTTTCACTGCTTTTGATGTCAATCTGTTTTTCTGGCGATTTGCTGAGAATATTGATCAGGCCGAGGAGTTCTTCGGCATAGACTCCTGCTTCTATTTGCACATAACTGATCCCGTTTCTGGAGAGGGATTCGAGTAGCCGGTCAATAGCCAGATTCTTTGAAACAGGCTTGTTGTCAAAGATCAGCAGGCCATCAATGACTTTCAAGGTGACATCATTATGGACATTGAAGAGTTGCTGGAGTTCATTCAATGCCTGTTTATTCAAGCGCAAAACTTGTCGGTGTTCAGGATGATAAAGGGCGGCATTGGCCGCAGCCGTCGTCAGCAGCCTGATCAGTTTTTGCAGGTGGTCTTCTTGGGAGCTGCTCATCTCTCACTCCTTGTAAACTCTTGCCGTTTTTTCAGCGCTTGCCCGGCCAGTTGCTTATGTTTTCCCGATTGGAGCTCCTGAAGGAGTCTTGCTGCGGAATTGCCGGGGAAAAGTGCTAAATTCTGGAAAATTTCGGCATACAGATGTTTCATTCTGCGTGAGGTCAGCAAGCTCTGTCTATGCAATAACCGTCTGAAGACAGGGAGACTTTCATTGTTGCCGATACGAGTCAATGTGCGAATTGTCTGCTTTTTTAACTCAAGATCTGTTTCATTTTCAGGACCATCGACAAGGTTTTTATGCAGGATTGAGAGGACATGAGGGTCCTGGCTGAGATCAGCTATGTGCACGGCTGAACAACGGGCATCAGGGTCGTCACTGCGAAGTTCTTTCAAGAGTTGTCGATTTGCCGTTGCCGGATTACAGTTAAAAAGGATACGTATCACTTCAATACGGACTTTGGGGTGTGGGTGCTCAGCAAGGTGGTGGATGGCTTTTATGGTTTTCGGATCAAGATTTTCACCTAAAATAATTAGAAGGTTGCGAACCAGATACCAGCGGTTATCTTTGAGTGATCGCACAATGACCTTTTGCGCTTCCCCGCCGATTCCTTTCAGGATTTGCATCCAGAGCTGGCGTTCAGACCACTTTGGTGCCAGTCCTAAATATTCAATGACCGGCTCAGTGTATGGTTCCCCAACGGAAATAATATAATCTGCTATTTGCTGATGTTTTTCTTCGCCCCAAAGATCAACGCCATCCAGAACTTCTGCCATAAATGTTGATTGAGCGTGATGTGATAAAACAATTTCATTGAAAATACCGGCTGAAGAGTTGCCACTGTAAAGGTACTGAGACCAGCGGGTGTGAATGTCGCGCAAGAGTTTAAAGTTGCCTGTGTCAAGAAAATAGCGAGAAAGGTCGAGGAGGTTTTGCTGGATGGCTTTTTCCTGTTCAGAGTCAAGTTGCTGATGTAACACTTCAAAAATAATGGCTGCGCAGTTGATTTCTACTGATTGATTTTCAATCTGGGTCTTCAGCTTTTGCTTTTCGTCTTCAGGGATACTTCCCGCAACTTTATCACTGAGGATATTATATAGCGCGGCTTGATAGTTGTCAGGCATGTATAAATCCTGTCGTTCTTCACTAAACAGAACATCTAGCCGGGCACGCACAATATCTTCAGAAGGGGGAACTGATTTTGTTTTTATCTTGTGTTGACCTTCCTGAT
This window encodes:
- the lpoB gene encoding penicillin-binding protein activator LpoB yields the protein MNRVSLLLKMVFVGFFIFIVAGCSVTTREVGSDEKVIYDEGYHFSDKKAIVDDMVASLLSKYPLLRATDRPVLIVYGIANRTTEHISTSAMTDDIRQALLNSGRVRFVNKAQRSNIERETSYQYGGSVAAETRIQKARQVGAKYMLTGTLRSIEKKQPRQFRLKKKTLMYYSLNMELTDIQTGLIEWADSTEVIREASKPFIGW
- a CDS encoding ATP-binding protein yields the protein MKHISLKRRLLFGSLLICTVITFSISIYQISRLQQREQNLLEQQISSFEKSAMASIREALWNYDWSMVETIAGSQVNQLLTYIEICDFDRVDCKQAGIRSQGPYQEYFRVIEYRTSSLGEDIKVGTAYLQLNHQPFKLLFSQYIFPEFLANGLGVFGVAISIFLLFHLGAIRRLVTVANYTQNIDLTDMEKIQPLVFGKKLSSKDEVDLLAESINGLILRVKDEFTCRKKLEQQLNQAQKMEALGALAGGIAHDFNNILAAILGYVQLCYNDEEKGSQTHRRLEQVMVAGERAKNLISQILIFSRKAETYTQKICLADIVDEALDLVQASLPANVTIETDLDENLWMVGDSDQIHQTLLNLVTNSIYELTGKGGMIKISLRSCRLKSRQAEILGLDEGNYLCLVFCDSGSGVPVEIRDRIFDPFFTTKETGKGTGMGLAVVHGIVQGHGGRIILDPEVGEGNCFTLYFPQKEGGEKITHSTANDTTALLGGNEHILLVDDESIVLRMGQDMLQSLGYQVSVAADPVDALQLLLETDSIDLLVTDYNMPGMTGVDLARALKQEKINIPVILYSGNSDFLDDSVLQDGVVDRLLQKPFRIEDLSLLVREVMEG
- a CDS encoding transporter substrate-binding domain-containing protein; this translates as MKKIIYLLIIFTFFSGWSFAQPSLLVMTEDLPPFNFSDHGEVVGISTEIVRHIFKQAGVSMDPEDIQLYPWTRAYHKIQNSPGTALFSMARTEKRENLFCWVGPLLDVTIGIIAKKNDHITINSIADLERYRIGSVRDGAPEQLLIKRGVPQKSLERLAFPEPNIKKLQAGRIDLFVFNVQTTRYLMLRLGINPDEYETVFVLKNLELYLALHRQTDHQLVQSLQKSLDKMKIPDADGLSLFDRIVGKYLFVPDKNGDRI
- the ettA gene encoding energy-dependent translational throttle protein EttA; amino-acid sequence: MSEDTKKIIYSMMRVSKSYNKQPIIKDISLSYFYGAKIGVLGLNGSGKSTLLRIMAGVDKEFNGEAVLSEGYSVGYLEQEPQLDDKKTVRETVKEGVQEIVDLLAEFEEINNSFADPDCDMDKLLTRQAEVQDKLDAADAWELDSRLELAEEALRCPPPETLIQTLSGGEKRRVALCRLLLQKPDILLLDEPTNHLDAETVAWLEQHLQRYPGTVIAVTHDRYFLDNVAGWILELDRGQGIPWKGNYSSWLEQKQERLRKEEKTESKRQQTLQHELEWIRMSPKGRHTKAQARIKSYEQLLSNAGLEKEKTLELYIPPGPRLGGIVVEAQGVSKGFGERLLIDNLSFSLPAGGIVGVIGPNGAGKSTLFNMITHQEKPDRGDFKVGETVQLGYVDQGRALDADKTIWEEVTNAQETIQIGGQSVNSRAYVARFNFSGSDQQKKIKVLSGGERNRVHLAKMLREEANVLLLDEPTNDLDVNTLRALEEGLENFGGCAVVISHDRWFLDRIATHILAFEGDSQVVWFNGNYSEYEEDRKRRLGKAADQPHRIRYRSLTRQ
- a CDS encoding HD domain-containing phosphohydrolase yields the protein MSSSQEDHLQKLIRLLTTAAANAALYHPEHRQVLRLNKQALNELQQLFNVHNDVTLKVIDGLLIFDNKPVSKNLAIDRLLESLSRNGISYVQIEAGVYAEELLGLINILSKSPEKQIDIKSSENIHFGQVEIRYKNHDFNRTTEFQLEEIANYEADRFMDLYQTVRTKKKLEIAGINEIVNGFVHAFNTQSDAFMAIAPLRSMDEYTYTHSTNICMLNLAQAKVLGIEGQLLNDIGIAAMLHDVGKMFISPEILSKTGKLNAEEWEIMQQHPRLGAEYLLNTPGVPRLAVVTAFEHHMRYDNTGYPKTTTPWQQHICSHMTAISDTYDAMRTHRAYEDSLEIDQIISIMLDLAGNKLHPQLTYSFLQVLSELDKKNEPSNYTSS
- a CDS encoding HEAT repeat domain-containing protein, giving the protein MSSQPSNHPAAENQDKPLLSAFLHELNISRRKLSLYPPEHPQITASVDNTLKILDELFQTDTTITLGISPEALYFEQHWLDKEDLSNQQFAHFFSSIGIASISFKKGLNSPELIRFNQLLRSDRKTIESFGGFDKLIEQQQIEHISVVPINYDAFQANQNFNEIDATAEGQLWENFIHGLHNGILDFGDTVDINSIAEIFNQKLTGTQLERDQSSYSINLFVENSLQQNQDSSLQTKNDTKLVSLLEQLTPEAQQLFLNSAFPALDRHHHAASGLLQKIPSHLLQNTIVGKNRQELNLSSRLFGLINNLATAPNQEGQHKIKTKSVPPSEDIVRARLDVLFSEERQDLYMPDNYQAALYNILSDKVAGSIPEDEKQKLKTQIENQSVEINCAAIIFEVLHQQLDSEQEKAIQQNLLDLSRYFLDTGNFKLLRDIHTRWSQYLYSGNSSAGIFNEIVLSHHAQSTFMAEVLDGVDLWGEEKHQQIADYIISVGEPYTEPVIEYLGLAPKWSERQLWMQILKGIGGEAQKVIVRSLKDNRWYLVRNLLIILGENLDPKTIKAIHHLAEHPHPKVRIEVIRILFNCNPATANRQLLKELRSDDPDARCSAVHIADLSQDPHVLSILHKNLVDGPENETDLELKKQTIRTLTRIGNNESLPVFRRLLHRQSLLTSRRMKHLYAEIFQNLALFPGNSAARLLQELQSGKHKQLAGQALKKRQEFTRSER